Proteins from a single region of Runella sp. SP2:
- a CDS encoding 1-acyl-sn-glycerol-3-phosphate acyltransferase, producing MASERPISRYSFLPKWLSWLDFLGFLEKDPFGNSLFIKRLLISGIGWFTYWRFTVVNKTVIEGIEHLENLPDNNVLFLSNHQTYFADVISFYHIFSSVKWGFKSTIVPPLYLLAPRARSYYVAASETMKAGIVPKLFGLGGALTVERSWRAEGKNVKRERDSKAGDKVYQALGHGWVVSFPQGTTSPYAPIRKGTAHLILENNPIVIPVVINGFRRAFDKKGLRFKKRNTTLTVRFKAPIEFDKSMSVEEIVERIRKEIEQEIPYDKMKWMQGEGEG from the coding sequence ATGGCTTCCGAACGACCAATTTCTCGGTATAGTTTTTTGCCTAAATGGCTTTCGTGGCTCGATTTTTTGGGGTTTCTCGAAAAAGACCCTTTCGGTAATTCGTTGTTTATTAAACGATTACTGATTTCAGGAATTGGCTGGTTTACCTATTGGCGATTTACGGTCGTCAATAAAACGGTGATTGAAGGCATTGAGCACCTGGAAAACCTTCCCGATAATAATGTCCTTTTTTTGTCGAACCACCAGACCTATTTCGCGGATGTCATTTCATTTTACCATATTTTTTCGAGCGTAAAGTGGGGTTTTAAAAGTACCATTGTTCCCCCTTTGTATTTGTTGGCACCTCGTGCTAGAAGTTACTACGTGGCTGCAAGTGAAACCATGAAAGCGGGTATAGTTCCCAAACTGTTTGGTTTAGGTGGAGCGCTGACAGTGGAGCGTTCGTGGAGAGCAGAGGGGAAAAACGTAAAAAGAGAACGTGATTCAAAAGCGGGAGATAAGGTGTATCAAGCATTGGGGCACGGTTGGGTGGTGAGTTTCCCGCAGGGGACAACCAGCCCGTATGCGCCCATCCGAAAAGGAACTGCACATTTGATTTTAGAAAACAACCCGATTGTTATTCCAGTGGTTATCAATGGTTTCCGTCGCGCGTTTGATAAGAAAGGGTTACGTTTTAAAAAACGAAACACGACTTTGACTGTTCGTTTTAAGGCGCCGATTGAGTTTGATAAATCAATGTCGGTAGAGGAAATTGTTGAGCGAATTCGAAAGGAAATTGAGCAAGAAATTCCCTACGATAAAATGAAATGGATGCAGGGAGAAGGGGAAGGGTAA
- a CDS encoding co-chaperone GroES family protein yields the protein MLEITSDNKLKRLIVVGDRVLIRPKNPVDQTPTGLYLPPTVTEKEQVQSGYVIKVGPGYPIPTPTDDEPWKETEEKVKYMPLQAQEGDVAIYLQRNAIDVVFNNEKYVIVPQASILMLERIEDLFT from the coding sequence ATGCTCGAAATTACCTCCGATAACAAATTAAAACGTCTCATTGTAGTAGGCGACCGCGTGTTGATTCGCCCTAAAAATCCAGTCGATCAGACTCCGACAGGGTTGTATTTACCCCCAACCGTTACCGAAAAAGAACAAGTTCAAAGTGGTTATGTAATCAAAGTAGGGCCTGGCTATCCAATCCCAACGCCCACCGATGATGAGCCTTGGAAAGAAACTGAAGAAAAAGTAAAATACATGCCGCTTCAAGCCCAAGAAGGTGACGTTGCTATTTATCTTCAGAGAAATGCGATTGATGTAGTTTTTAACAATGAAAAATACGTCATTGTCCCGCAGGCATCTATTTTGATGCTCGAACGCATCGAAGATTTGTTTACTTAA